AACTAAACAAGAGTGGGAAAGGGCCAAGTAGCTGAATATTCTTAGTTATATCAAATGATATTTTTCAAAAACAAATTTGAAGGAAATAGATGATGGCGTAGTATACTTACTTAGACTGTTATACACATCTTAAAATTTTCGGTTTCCTGAGGGAATTACTCAGAGAAATTTTCTTCGTCAACCAAATGAATATAGAAAACGGGGAATATATTCTAAAATGATAATTAAATGATAATTCTGCTAAATCATTCAAAGGAAAAAGATTTGACTAATTAAAGGAGAGGTCAACGTTGATTATTCAGACTTTTTAAACAGAGAAAATCAAATGATGACAAAAGACTATGTTTATGGAGTATAGATCAAGCCTTCCCAAGTTGAAAACTTATTAGATTTTGTATTTTTCTTAAGAAAATGAAAGTTTGAATTTGGATTTTCAGTTGGCTACTAGGCTTAGAAACATTATCCATTTTGCTTATCTTTACAATTTTTATTTAACAAATTGTTTATTAGTCTTTAGTAGTATAAGCTAGTAAGCTACAAAGAAAAATGAAATGGGTATCCATATGTTAGTATAATATATAAATTCTTAAATATAAGATTATAATTTTTTATTTAAAATAAATCTAAGCAAAGACGAGACTTCATTTCTTCCTCTTAAGAGCATCAACAACATTAAGGCCAATACAATAAGCGATAGACTGAACGGTGACCATCGGATTAACCCCTAAAGCCGTTGGAAAAACACTTGTGTCCGCCACAAATAAGCCTTCGACCTCCCAAGTCTCTCCCGTTGGCTTCACCGCAGATACTTCTGGTCTAGTTCCCATCCTACAGCTTCCCATTTGATGAGCTGAACATATCTGTCCTGACAAATCCTTCAAGCCCTTTGAACTCTCTTCCCTCACAAACCGCTCAATCTCTACCGCACTCGCTGTCCTAACGTTCAAACTCTTACCTTCTGAGTTATGTGTCCCAATCTCCTCAGCTCCTGCCGCGGTCAAAATGTTCAAGACTCTCTCAAGTCCCTTCTTTAGACTCTCTTCGTCTTCATTGTTTAAGTTGTACTCGATAGAACTCTTAGAGTTGATTGTTCCGGTTCCTTTGTCTCTCAAAAGCGTGAAAACGTGTGCGGTTCTTGAGAATTTGAGCATTCGTGTTTTGAACTCCTTGCTTGATGTCCAAGGAATGACCCCTGAGAACAACCCTGGATGAAGAGAAGGTGTCTGAATCACCGTTTCTCCATAAGAACGTTTCGTTTCTGCGTTTACAACGCTAGACATTGCGGTCATGATACCTCCTTCGTAGCTTTTCTTCTTCTTCTCAGGCCATTCTTCCTCCTGCGGGAACCAACCCCAAGCCATAACTACAGGATGTAAACAAAGGTTTCTCCCAATGTTACCGTTCTTCAAACCGCTGCGTTTCAACAAATGAGGCGTTCTGAGCGCACCGCAAGCCACTATAGTTGTTTTAGCCTCCACCACATAAATGTCATCCCCAAACGCAAACGCAACTCCAGTCGAGGTCTTTGTCTTCTTCCCACCTTTGCACTCGTACAAGACTTCCATCGCTTCACAACCTGGAAGGATCAAACCGTTACCAGATTCCACTAAATCTACAAGCCAAGTCTCTGAAGTCCCTTGCTTTTGACCTTTCTTGCAACCCAAGCAACAAAACCCACAGTAATGATCCGATGGAGCATTCCTCGGAATATTCTTCACCGGTAACCCTAAATTTTCACAACCCTTCCTCAAGATCTCATTGTTAAACCCTTCTTCTAAAAACTCGCATTGAACACCCATTCTCTCACACACAACATCCATTGCCTCTCGATACAAATGGCTTCCAAACATTTCTAGTTCAGACTTTTCCGACCATTCCTTCATGACATGTTCTGGTGTCTTGATCGAGGCCGACCAGTTAATCGTTGAACCGCCTCCGACCGTAGACCCGGCGAGGATCACTACGTTCATGTCAGTAGTGGCTAATAACCCACCGGATAAGTACATCTCATCAAATGCTTGTCCTTCATGTAAAGAGAGATTGCTTCTTGCATAGTAGTTTCCTTTCTCCACCACCAAAACTTTGTAACCAGCCTTGGCTAACATTCCAGCCACCACTCCTCCCCCGGATCCTGACCCAACAACCACGGCATCACACTGGATTGTCATCACTGGGTCAGAAATAGATGATCCGTTTTTAGTCCTCTTGTGAGTTGAAACTGTGAACCCGTGACCGGTTAACTTCTTTGTCACTGCTTCTCTAGGGCTTTTGAGATCGATGATGCCATTATAAAGTGGTCCAAAGATCTCATCATGTTTGTTCTTTTTCGTCGTCTTCTCATTTAGTTCTTCTTCATGATCACTATGGTCAGAGCTGGGTCCATTGTATCCTATTGCTTTCCACGCCAGGTTATTTCCTTTTTCATCCACCTGAAAATTAATTAAATAATCTTAAGGAATTAATTCTTTTGGTAATAATTCTGTATATCAAAATTGACATTTCTTCTGAAAAAAAATGGTAGCAATGTGATAAGTTTCCTGCTCCCTCTCTGGGTTTATTAGGTACGAATTTTCTTTGATAGGCAATTGTCGACAGGTCCACCACAGGTACACCTTGGGCCATATATGTAGAACTTATTACCATATATGCTGAAAGAATTATTTTTTTGACTCATAACTCAAATTTAATCTTGATTTGCATTTGGACTCATAACTCAAGAATTTAATCTTGAGAAAGACACCTTACGCCTGAATGCGTATATGTATTGGGCTTTGGTTAACTCAGATTAAATGTCCCGTCAGTATATAATTATATTTCCTCAGTTATTTCTTTTTCTTTTAAAAGATGTATTTAAAAGAATGTGATAAAGACTAATGTTTAACTCTTTGAATTAGATGGATTTAAC
This sequence is a window from Brassica oleracea var. oleracea cultivar TO1000 chromosome C1, BOL, whole genome shotgun sequence. Protein-coding genes within it:
- the LOC106323373 gene encoding long-chain-alcohol oxidase FAO4A isoform X2; this encodes MEYQNKTCLHKDSTEATFDVEFGGLRQEDETKTVYANLMTAREMESLVAICDTLIPSFDASEVGHLDDGVAGYYSASASLTGTPDRVDEKGNNLAWKAIGYNGPSSDHSDHEEELNEKTTKKNKHDEIFGPLYNGIIDLKSPREAVTKKLTGHGFTVSTHKRTKNGSSISDPVMTIQCDAVVVGSGSGGGVVAGMLAKAGYKVLVVEKGNYYARSNLSLHEGQAFDEMYLSGGLLATTDMNVVILAGSTVGGGSTINWSASIKTPEHVMKEWSEKSELEMFGSHLYREAMDVVCERMGVQCEFLEEGFNNEILRKGCENLGLPVKNIPRNAPSDHYCGFCCLGCKKGQKQGTSETWLVDLVESGNGLILPGCEAMEVLYECKGGKKTKTSTGVAFAFGDDIYVVEAKTTIVACGALRTPHLLKRSGLKNGNIGRNLCLHPVVMAWGWFPQEEEWPEKKKKSYEGGIMTAMSSVVNAETKRSYGETVIQTPSLHPGLFSGVIPWTSSKEFKTRMLKFSRTAHVFTLLRDKGTGTINSKSSIEYNLNNEDEESLKKGLERVLNILTAAGAEEIGTHNSEGKSLNVRTASAVEIERFVREESSKGLKDLSGQICSAHQMGSCRMGTRPEVSAVKPTGETWEVEGLFVADTSVFPTALGVNPMVTVQSIAYCIGLNVVDALKRKK
- the LOC106323373 gene encoding long-chain-alcohol oxidase FAO4A isoform X1, giving the protein MEYQNKTCLHKDSTEATFDVEFGGLRQEDETKTVYANLMTAREMESLVAICDTLIPSFDASEVGHLDDGVAGYYSASASLTGTPDRVARLMSERLRHPKKWILRVGLWSLSTWIGSLVMCGRRSFTGEYPYFRRFCWLPETQREEILLNWASSYFILLRMFFRSIKLITAFVFFTQVDEKGNNLAWKAIGYNGPSSDHSDHEEELNEKTTKKNKHDEIFGPLYNGIIDLKSPREAVTKKLTGHGFTVSTHKRTKNGSSISDPVMTIQCDAVVVGSGSGGGVVAGMLAKAGYKVLVVEKGNYYARSNLSLHEGQAFDEMYLSGGLLATTDMNVVILAGSTVGGGSTINWSASIKTPEHVMKEWSEKSELEMFGSHLYREAMDVVCERMGVQCEFLEEGFNNEILRKGCENLGLPVKNIPRNAPSDHYCGFCCLGCKKGQKQGTSETWLVDLVESGNGLILPGCEAMEVLYECKGGKKTKTSTGVAFAFGDDIYVVEAKTTIVACGALRTPHLLKRSGLKNGNIGRNLCLHPVVMAWGWFPQEEEWPEKKKKSYEGGIMTAMSSVVNAETKRSYGETVIQTPSLHPGLFSGVIPWTSSKEFKTRMLKFSRTAHVFTLLRDKGTGTINSKSSIEYNLNNEDEESLKKGLERVLNILTAAGAEEIGTHNSEGKSLNVRTASAVEIERFVREESSKGLKDLSGQICSAHQMGSCRMGTRPEVSAVKPTGETWEVEGLFVADTSVFPTALGVNPMVTVQSIAYCIGLNVVDALKRKK